The proteins below come from a single Sorghum bicolor cultivar BTx623 chromosome 4, Sorghum_bicolor_NCBIv3, whole genome shotgun sequence genomic window:
- the LOC8073980 gene encoding uncharacterized protein LOC8073980, which produces MGNNETCKKSHEQEEDKTSSDLELEEGEFRRDEPFGLENLIHKGMVVSVHKLGSSTKARVSTWQSTSPERGSHQGDTSMKSQLVNVIQSTCHRIYSEKHSQSYSPSSPIRSKERHEKWMCNCFSYRDYHQVLKKIEKVCSERLGNQLLHQSKDRKEFNTLIKEEELKFFKKHACSYRVHYERVIPTASYHRMKLPKLFFSILIKVFHKYMRSQLIKFVRRQINDRNKEKRIRERWIFEASAGYLKKTFDGTSLTCSGFEMEKSECHVNAYSEGEQEVKFLDMQSLTTEIEAIASSKELEETVTDKDSDIFQPEPIIENLQSPIGTNGGAKDGLSVDATEGLVDSMSSRFNYAPTEFSENVGTQGFVSSPPQNEEGSVERSCSRFVTDKTLILSKAVAADLGNEPPVRKKQRCMNPDDDALEGSCSGSQRNWPHESDSNIHETALHDEEEPQAERLPSATVNQMEQADVAANKEVSSGAISSFGQVTEQHNITATSATLVQPSTQLQLYDLTCQNVAHPCQESGVNTCSISTGLDNHETLNIQQQSANQTSSMVEHMPENGLQSVPVTNGCRQLLMSSNRTSPPVRVTKQQIATSPPVQVIEQQNASNSSLLTPHERQQYGPQTCQTVAHQDQPVGTNSFPAQAWLDSPGSSNVQQQSNNQTTTGSTSGQYMPESGPQSDPLTIEMSRLLLMHDLMTKKHISKRQKIILECEKELAECKRKFDEKFHNLEMETLQKKKHIAILEDKICKQQMLGETFQVLHKASAGVASGSQRGAPWRTTAEANQPSWQRGLGFPESATTYQSPQPSAQPSTNNFLGLPFMTTPQAVANTLGGSATNLTTHAPSGVMGTGIPYPTQMHAPSGVMGTGIPYHARLLPPDLQAFVNQMPPSRAAAAARYNR; this is translated from the exons ATGGGTAACAATGAAACCTGCAAGAAATCACATGAACAAGAAGAAGATAAAACATCATCCGACCTTGAACTAGAAGAAGGTGAGTTTAGGAGGGATGAGCCATTTGGATTAGAAAACCTTATCCACAAGGGTATGGTTGTAAGTGTTCACAAGTTGGGTTCATCCACAAAGGCGAGGGTCAGTACATGGCAATCAACTTCACCTGAAAGAGGTTCCCATCAAGGAGACACTTCAATGAAGAGTCAACTTGTTAATGTGATTCAATCAACTTGTCATAGAATATATTCTGAGAAACACAGCCAGAGCTATTCTCCATCTTCCCCTATTAGGTCAAAAGAAAGGCATGAGAAATGGATGTGCAACTGCTTTAGTTACCGTGATTATCATCAAGTACTGAAAAAGATCGAGAAAGTTTGTTCAGAAAGGCTTGGTAACCAATTGTTACATCAGAGTAAAGACCGCAaggaattcaatactttaataaAGGAAGAAGAATTGAAATTCTTCAAAAAACATGCTTGCTCTTATAGAGTTCACTATGAGCGTGTCATACCAACAGCAAGCTATCACAGGATGAAGCTACCAAAGCTATTTTTCAGCATTTTGATTAAGGTTTTCCATAAATATATGCGATctcagcttataaaatttgtgaGAAGACAAATAAATGataggaacaaagagaagagAATAAGAGAACGCTGGATATTTGAGGCTTCAGCTGGCTACCTTAAGAAAACGTTTGATGGAACATCCTTGACATGTTCTGGATTCGAGATGGAGAAATCAGAGTGTCATGTGAATGCTTATTCTGAAGGCGAACAAGAGGTCAAATTTTTGGACATGCAATCTCTAACTACTGAAATTGAAGCAATTGCTTCTAGTAAAGAACTTGAAGAAACCGTTACAGATAAGGACAGTGATATTTTTCAGCCAGAGCCAATTATAGAAAACTTACAATCACCAATAGGGACAAATGGAGGTGCAAAGGATGGGTTATCTGTTGATGCAACTGAAGGCTTAGTAGATAGTATGTCTTCACGTTTCAATTATGCACCCACTGAGTTCAGTGAAAATGTTGGGACGCAAGGTTTTGTTTCCTCACCACCGCAAAATGAGGAAGGAAGTGTGGAGAGATCCTGTTCTCGGTTTGTCACTGATAAAACATTGATACTTTCTAAGGCAGTGGCAGCTGATTTAGGAAATGAGCCTCCAGTTAGAAAGAAGCAAAGGTGCATGAATCCTGATGATGATGCATTAGAAGGCTCTTGTTCTGGGTCCCAGAGAAATTGGCCACATGAGTCTGACTCTAATATTCATGAAACAGCATTGCACGATGAG GAGGAACCTCAAGCTGAAAGGCTGCCTTCAGCTACTGTGAATCAAATGGAACAGGCTGATGTTGCAGCTAATAAGGAAGTATCTAGTGGTGCGATCTCTTCCTTTGGCCAAGTCACTGAACAGCATAACATCACTGCAACTTCAGCAACATTAGTCCAACCGTCAACACAACTGCAACTTTACGATCTAACTTGTCAAAATGTTGCTCATCCGTGTCAAGAATCTGGTGTGAATACTTGTTCAATAAGCACTGGATTAGACAACCATGAGACATTAAATATTCAGCAGCAATCAGCCAACCAGACAAGCTCCATGGTTGAGCATATGCCTGAAAATGGACTCCAGTCAGTTCCAGTTACCAATGGGTGTAGGCAATTGCTTATGTCTAGTAATCGCACCTCTCCACCTGTTCGAGTTACCAAGCAGCAAATTGCCACCTCTCCACCTGTCCAAGTTATCGAGCAGCAAAATGCCTCTAATTCATCCTTATTAACTCCACATGAAAGACAACAATATGGTCCCCAGACTTGTCAAACTGTTGCTCATCAGGATCAACCAGTTGGCACAAATAGTTTTCCAGCACAAGCTTGGTTAGACAGCCCTGGATCATCAAATGTTCAGCAGCAGTCAAACAACCAGACAACAACAGGCTCCACTTCTGGACAATATATGCCTGAAAGTGGTCCTCAATCAGATCCATTAACAATTGAAATGAGTCGGCTGCTTCTGATGCATGATCTGATGACCAAGAAACATATATCTAAG AGGCAAAAAATTATCTTGGAGTGTGAAAAGGAGCTGGCTGAATGCAAACGGAAGTTTGACGAAAAGTTCCATAATTTAGAGATGGAAACACTGCAGAAAAAGAAGCATATTGCGATCCTCGAGGACAAAATATGTAAGCAACAGATGTTAGGGGAGACATTCCAGGTTCTACACAAGGCCTCTGCTGGAGTTGCTTCAGGCAGTCAGAGAG GTGCTCCCTGGAGAACTACAGCAGAGGCGAATCAACCATCATGGCAGCGTGGTTTGGGGTTTCCTGAATCAGCAACCACGTACCAGTCACCACAACCTTCTGCGCAACCATCCACAAACAACTTCCTTGGACTGCCTTTTATGACCACCCCACAGGCTGTTGCTAACACTTTGGGCGGATCTGCCACTAACTTAACAACGCATGCTCCAAGTGGTGTCATGGGCACTGGAATTCCATACCCAACGCAAATGCACGCTCCAAGTGGTGTCATGGGCACTGGAATTCCATACCATGCACGTCTGCTTCCGCCGGATCTCCAAGCCTTTGTAAATCAGATGCCACCTtcccgtgctgctgctgctgcaagaTACAATAGGTAG